Within Ammospiza nelsoni isolate bAmmNel1 chromosome 32, bAmmNel1.pri, whole genome shotgun sequence, the genomic segment AATTTCAGCCCTAAAACTAAAGGAGGAAGATGAGTCCTGCCttcatccctgctcctggcaggagcctTGGAGCAGCAGAGTCCAGCAGGTTCTGGGCTTGGAGTTTTTCATGCCAAATAAAGGCTGACCTCAGGCCACAGCTCTCCCATGGCTCTggtgggatttttccctctctctgctgtAAAACCACAGGTTACATATCCTCCATCAAGCCAGGAGATGCAGCCAAACGAACTTGGGgcataaacaaaaaaagaaccCCCAAAGTGCCAGGTTTTGGCACATCCACTCACCCCGAGGAGGTGCCCCACGGCCACAGAGAGGCCGATGGAGAGGGCAGGGGAGCCCAGGTTGTCCTCACGCCGCTCGTCCGTGGAAGCAAAGACGCACAGGACCAGCTGGAAGGTGAGGAACAGCTCCACTGTCACCGCCTGCCCCGTCGTGGTCTCATTGTGCAGCTGGAACGGGAGGAAAAACATGTTCCAAATCCAGGTTCTGTGAGTGGATGGGAAATATGGAGGAGGAATCCAAAATCAGGGGGAGACAAAGGAGACAGGGGAGATTTTTGGCACCAATAAGAAAAAACTTCCCAGGTAGAAGAAGTGGCTCAATGGGAAATGCTTGATTGACCTCTCAGGAAGTTTTATTGGCAATTTTTTggtatttcttaattttttttcttttccctcttcctgaAATGCTTTTTGGAAAAGTTTACAAGTTGTATTTTGAAGacattgaaaagaaatattttggcattaaaaaagaaaaaaaaatccctttccacACTTTTATGACTCAGAGAATATGTCAGGTCTGATCTGGAGCTGATCCTCCAACTCAGTCCCTTCTTTCCTTGTCCCCTCCCAAATCTAACCCCATTGCTTGGTGATCCCAGGAAGGTCCTAACTGCCCTCCTGCATGAGCACCAGAGTCAGATCTTCCTCATTGTCCTCCCTAATATTCCCCTCCCTTTTCACAGGGGTGATCTGTGCAGGCAGCCACACCATGAACAGctcacaggggaaaaaagccttctcaaaatcccaaaatccccagtTCCCACTTTAAGCTGTGAACCAACAAAGCTGAGCAGTCTGAGTGTCCCTTAAACCTCCCGATTTTATTACCCTCAGTCATTACCAGCCTCAATCTCCTCATTCAGACCAAACCACAATGCCTCTTTTTAACCCTCTTAATCactctggcagtgctgctgagtCCTGGCAGTGCCTCCCTGCTGTGGGAAAGGTAATTTCCATGTGCTGCTCCCAagccagctccctgctcctccctcgCTCCCTTGGGATTGGGTGATGCTGATCCTGtgcccccctgggatgggacagggaatCCCTGGATTTCAATTCCTTTCCCCCCTCCTGTGGGGAAGGGGGTGTTGGAGGCCAGGATACCACTGGAGAACCCCCCATGGGAATCCTGAGCTTCCctggctttattttttccctgagatCCTTGTGAAGCTTTAGGGAATCTGTGCGTTGGGTTTTGGGATGAATCAGGTGGATCTGGTGTGCCCATCCCATCACAGTGGGAGGCAGCAAGCTGAATCTAATGAAAATCTGGGATTTAGACCCAAATCTCTCCTGTCCCCCCCACTTCAGCAACCTGGGAATGGTGGCTTGGccaaagcagagccaggggtGATTTACTGGCTCTTTTCCAGATCAGAAACCCCAATCCAGGGAATCTCTGGGTTTAGAGCCAAATCTCTCCCGTCCCCACCACTTCAGCAGCCTGGGGATTGTGGCTTGGCCAAGGCAAAGCCAGGGGGGATTTACTGGCTCTCCCCCCGATCAGAAACCCCCCAGGcatggggagagctggggacaggaggtggTGGGACCAGCCCAGCATCTCCTGGGAGAGAGGGACAGGTGAGATGCTCCTCTGGACCAGCACTAAAACCATGCCAGAGGAATCTAAATCCAGGGAATCTCTGGGTTTAGACCCAAATCTCTCCTGTCCCCACCACTTCAGCAGCCTGGGAATTGTGGCTTGGCCAAAGCAGAGCCGGGAAAAGGCTGCCTGTACCCACACCTGAGGGGAAATTGGGATGAGCCTGGGACAAGAGGGATGCAGAGGTGGGATTTTGGATGTGTCCTTCCTTAAACCCCTGGGAACCCCCAAATCCAAGTGCCCTGACTACAATCCTGGGAAAAACGAGATGGTTGTGACTCCAAGGGATGTGTCTGTGGCCAGCTGGATCCCTCCTCTGGCTTCAGCCCCAAAACCAGGGGGCATTTTTGGCACCAGTATGAAAatttcccagctggaagaaGTGGCTCAATGGGAAATAGTTGATGGACCTCATGAAATTTCAGCCCTAAAAccagaggaggaagatgagTCCTGCCttcatccctgctcctggcaggagccttggagcagcagggtccagcaggtgctgggctgtggcattCAGAGGCTTCCTACTGGGAATTCcgggaattttgggaattctggcaCCCCTGGCAGGAGGTTTTGGGGAGCTGAGGTGGGGTTTTAGggatttttgggtggatttgggatggaattcccCCGATTTTGGGCCTCTCCTGGTTCTCTGAGGAAAATTCCAGTGAGAATCTTGGGGAATTCTGGCATCCCTATCTGGAGGTTTTGAGGAACTGAGGAAgtttttagggatttttgggtggatttgggatggaattTCCCTGATTCTGGGGCCTCTGCTGATTCTCTGAGGAAAATCCCAACAGAAATCTTGGGGAATCCCAGGAATTCTGGGATCCCTAGCTGGAGGTTTTAGGGCAGCTGAGGGGGTTTTAGGGATTctgggctggatttgggatgaAATTCTCATGGAATTCCCCTGATTTTGGGCCTCTCCTGGGTCTCCGAGGAAAATCCCAGTGAGAATCTTGGAGAATTCTGGGATCCCCATCTGGAGTTTTTGAGGAGCTGAGGGGATTTTTAGGGACTTTTgggtggatttgggatggaattcccCAAATTTTGGTCCTCTCTGAGGAAAGTCTCAGTGGGAATCTTGGGGAATCCTAGTGGGAATCTTGGGGAAATTTTTGAGGAAAATCccagtgggaattctgggatccCCATCTGGAGGTTTTGGGGCAGCTGAAGGGGTTTTTAGTGATTTTTGGGTGGCTTTGAGATGGAATTTCCTCAATTTTGGGCCTCTCCTGGTTCTCTGAGTAAAATCCCAGTGGGAATCTTGGGGAATTCTGGGATCCCCATCTGGAGTTTTTGAGGAGCTGAGGCAGATTTAAGGaatttttgggtggatttggGATAGAATTCCCCCAATTTTAGGCTGCTCCCAGTCCTCTAAGGAAAATCCtagtgggaattctgggatctCCAGCTGGAGGTTTTGGGGCAGCTGATGGggtttttagggatttttttgggtgGATTTGGAATGAAATTCCCATGGAATTCTCCTGATTTTGGGCCTCTCCTGGTTCTCTGAGTAAAATCCCagtgggaatttttgggaattctgggacCCCTGCCAGGATGCTTTGGTGAGCTGAGGgagtttttggggattttttgggtggATTTGAGATGGAATTTCCCTGATTTTCGGCCTCTCCTAGTTCTCTGAGGAAAATCCCAATGGGAATCTTGGGGAATTCTGGGATCCCCATCTGGAGTTTTTGAGGAGCTGAGGCAgtttttagggatttttgggtggatttggGATAGAATTCCCCCAATTTTAGGCTGCTCCCAGTCCTCTAAGGAAAATCCtagtgggaattctgggatctCCAGCTGGAGGTTTTGGGGCAGCTGATGGggtttttagggatttttttgggtgGATTTGGAATGAAATTCCCATGGAATTCTCCTGATTTTGGGCCTCTCCTGGTTCTCTGAGTAAAATCCCagtgggaatttttgggaattctgggacCCCTGCCAGGATGCTTTGGTGAGCTGAGGgagtttttggggattttttgggtggATTTGAGATGGAATTTCCCTGATTTTCGGCCTCTCCTAGTTCTCTGAGGAAAATCCCAATGGGAATCTTGGGGAATTCTGGGATCCCCATCTGGAGTTTTTGAGGAGCTGAGGCAgtttttagggatttttgggtggatttggGATAGAATTCCCCCAATTTTAGGTCGCTCCCAGTCCTCTAAGGAAAATCCTAGTGAGAATTCTGGGATCTCCAGCTGGAGGTTTTGGGGCAGCTGATGGggtttttagggatttttttgggtgGATTTGGAATGAAATTCCCATGGAATTCCCCTGATTTTGAGCCTTTCCTGGTTCTCTGAGGTAAATCCCAGTGGGAATTTTTGGGAGCTTTTGGGCCTCTTCTGGTTCTCTGAGTAAAATCccagtgggaattctgggattccCATCTAGAGGTTTTGGGGCAgctgaggggatttttgggtggatttgggatggaattTCCCCAATTTTGGGTCTCTCCTGGTTCTCTGAGGAAAATCccagtgggaattctgggatctCCATCTGAAGAGGTTTTGGGCCAGCTGAGGGCGTTTTTGGGGCCTGCCACCCCGCAGCTCCCAAGTCCCTGCCCGCTGTCCCGGGCCTGCCTcgccctccctgtgccccatccTCACCTTGTTGAGGGCCAGGCCCTGGCGGGCGCTGGCCGGGGTCACCTCGTGCAGGATGGCGGCGCCCACGACGccccccagcagctgggccGCCACGTAGAAGACGGCgcggagcagggagagctgcgagcccagcaggcagcccagcgTCACGGCCGGGTTGATGTGGGCGCCGCTGACGTGGCCCAGGGCCTGCACCAGCGTGCCGATGGCCAGCCCGAAGGCCAGCGCGATCTGCAGCGTGCTCGGCGCCGGCGCCGAGGGCCAGTTCAGCGCCGAGCCCAGGCCGAAGAGCACGAAGACCAGAGTGGCCAGGAATTCCGCCAGGACGGCCCTGCTGAAGGCGATGGAGCGCAGTTCCCACATCATTGTGGCTCCCAGAAATGATCCTGCCCGCAGTGCCCTCGGTGCCCACCTCCTGCCGTGTCCCTGAGCGTGACTTGGGCCACCATTTATATACCTGGAAGAGGGggggctgcaggatcagctgcTGAAGGGGATGGGATCACGGTCCTGGGAAATctgatgctttttttcctgctgtgttccaGCTGAGGGAACATCAGATCCTGCCTCTTCTATTAGAGCTGGGGAATGCAGAGCTCGCCACCCTGGGGAGGTCATAGATCAgcctccagcagtgctgggattgACTGCTCCCCTTCCCCATGGCTCCTTACCTGGGAAGGGTTGCTCCCCTTCTCCTGGGCTCCTTTTTGTGGGAAGGGCTGATCCATTCCCCTGAGCTCCTTACCTGGGAAAGACTGCTCCCCTTTTCCTGGGCTCCCCTACCTGGGAAGGACTGCTCCCCTTCTCCTGGGAAGGgctgctccccttcccctggGATCCCTTACCTGGGAAGGGCTGATCCATTCCCCTGAGCTCCTTACCTGGGATGGCCTGctccccttctcctgctccccttCTCCTGGGATCCCTTACCTGAGAAGTGCTGcttcccttctcctgctccccttCCTCTGGGCTCCCCTTCCCCTGGGCTCCCTTACCTGGGATCTATCGCAGAGCTGTTCTTGCAGCTGGACCCTGGGAGCATGGAGAGGGCGGGAAGAAATGGGGAGTCTGTGGAGATGGAGCTGAGGTTGGGTTGTGTTGAAAATCAGGCTGTGGGCTGTGATTTAACAACCAGAAAATCCAGGAGCATGGAGGGATTCCTgagggtgtcctgtgcagggccaggagtcaATGGTCCTTgagggtctcttccaaccaagatgttccatgattccatgaacAGTGAGTGCAGGGGAGGCACAAAAGGGATTCACTACAGCTCAGGTCCTCAGAGCACCAGAATTTTGCAGCCTAGGCACAGATCTCCTACCCAGAAATTTGGAAATCAATCCCAAAGCAAAGACTGTCAGAAATCCCCATGTGAAAAtgtgaccccagagctggagcaccAACTGTGCCCTAATTATGGCCATTTTGGCCAACTCTGCTCTTCAGAAATGTCCTTTTAGTTCTTGGTGTCAATCCCAGAGTGAGAATTTCTTCTCTGGGATTTGGTTCTTCCCATCTGCTCCTTGCCCAGAgagtttcttttcccttttctttatttcccgTTCCTGAGGGATGTCTGCAAAACCTTTTCCTCACCTTGTCACTGGGGTTGGTGGCTTTACTGGAAATTGAGGAGCTGGTTTTTCCGCTCCAGAGCCCACTCTGAGGTGGGATCATTTTATCCCAGagggatgcagagcagcaggaccaAGTGTCCATGTTGGGCTCTAACAAAGGCTCTTGCTCTACCATAAACTGAGTATTTTCCCTTCCAGAGGAACTGTACAAGTGCCATGGGACTGATGTTCCATGTTGGTGGGATTATATCATGGGGTGATGGGGTctcccaggctggaagggacccacaggggtTTGTGAAGGTTCTTTTCTCCAAGACAGGTGGGGAACAGAGCTCCAGGTGGAGCAGAGGATGGATGTAGGTTCCTTCCAATGGAACTATTCTTCTCATCTTCCctcttcttgttttccttccttcctcctcctctttccccttccccttttctttctccttctcccttcttttttcccttcccccttcttttcccccttcctccttccccttttcccttctctttccccctcctctctcctctccctctcccttttcttccctctaaGAAAAGGTTTTTTGGGAACATCACTTTTAACAAAGTGAGGGACTGCAGGAAAAACAAGTCCAGCCCATGGCTGAGTCTGAACAAGGTGGGACTCTGCTCCAATAAAaccttttcctctgaaaatccTCCCCTGGGACTGTGTGCCTCCCCAGTGTCTCTCCAGCCAGAGCTTTTCCATCAGTGGAGTCAGTCTCGTAAAACAGGTTTGGAGGCTAAAGGGATTTGGGTGCTGCTGAGCCTCAGGATCATGGTCCCGGCCAGGCTCGTGCTCCAcatgcctggcacagggctcagccctACTCAGGGCAGGAGTTACTCAGGGCTGCAATTActgcagggaggatggagagcaAATCCAGGTAATTACTGGAGCTCATACCCTGCCTGATTAGTGGTTACTCGTGGGGAGCGTAGGGATGTCTCAGTGATCAGGACTAATTAAAAGGAAGGA encodes:
- the AQP2 gene encoding aquaporin-2, with translation MMWELRSIAFSRAVLAEFLATLVFVLFGLGSALNWPSAPAPSTLQIALAFGLAIGTLVQALGHVSGAHINPAVTLGCLLGSQLSLLRAVFYVAAQLLGGVVGAAILHEVTPASARQGLALNKLHNETTTGQAVTVELFLTFQLVLCVFASTDERREDNLGSPALSIGLSVAVGHLLGIRYTGCSMNPARSFAPAVIVGDFSDHWVFWVGPLIGAAAASILYNFVLFPQAKTLSERLAILKGCEPEQDWAEREARRRQSVELHSPQSLPRGMSEKV